The sequence GACGCGGGTACGCGCCACAACTCGCCTGCGATGCCTGTGGCTGGGTGGCCGGCTGTCCGCGCTGCAGCGCCTACGTCGTATTGCACAAACCCGAGCGCGCGCTGCGCTGTCACCACTGCGGCTGGGAATCGCGCATTCCACGCTCGTGCCCGGAGTGCGGCAACGTCGACATCGCACCGATGGGACGCGGCACGCAACGCGTTGAAGAAACGCTGGCGAGCGCGGTACCCGGCGCCCGCGTGCTGCGCATCGACGCCGACAGCACGCGCCGCAAAGGCAGCGCGCAGGCGCTGTTCTCCGATGTCCACGCCGGCGAGGTCGATATCCTTGTCGGCACGCAGATGATCGCGAAGGGCCACGACTTCCAGCGGGTGTCGCTGGTCGGCGTGTTGAACGCCGACACCGCCTTGTTTTCCCACGACTTCCGCGCGAGCGAACGCCTTTTTGCGCAATTGATGCAAGTGAGCGGTCGCGCGGGCCGCTCCGGGTTGCCGGGCGAAGTGCTGGTGCAGACGCGCTATCCGCGCCATGCGCTGTATCACGCGCTGGCGCGGCATGACTACGTCGGCTTTGCCAATACGACGCTGGCCGAGCGGCGCGACGCCCATCTGCCGCCGTTCGTCTACCAGGCTTTGCTGCGCGCCGAGGGCCGCACGCTCGAAGCCGCGATCGCCTTCCTGCAGCAGGCTGCCGCCGCGCTGACGGAGATTCCGGCCGCTGAGCGCGTGACGGTCTATGACGCCGTGCCGCTCACCATCGTCAAAGTGATGCACGTGCATCGCGCGCAATTGCTGATCGAGAGCGCGTCGCGGGGCGCGCTGCAGGCCACCTTGCGCGCATGGCAACCGATGCTGCGCGGCCTGAAAGGCGTGCTGCGCTGGAACCTCGAAGTCGACCCGCTCGATATCTGACGCCTCGGCCGTTGCGCCTGAAGCCGCGCCACTCGGGGCGTTACTCCTTTGAGTCATATTCATAGAGCGAATGGTCGTTTCGCTTTGCGACGCCGCTCGCCTATATTTCGCCGAATCGGCGCATGCTTCAGCAAAACTCAACAATTCCCGCGTCGATGCACCTCAACTACCTCGGGGGCATTGCGATGAGCGACACCAATCAAACGCTGCCGACCGGCGCTGCGCCCGGCAAGCACCGCAGCGGCCATAGCGCACACGGCGGCGGTCTCTTTTCGACTGAAGACTGGTGGGCCGTCTGGATCGGCCTGCTCGTCATCGTGATCGCCTGGGGGCTGTTCGCCTCGGGCGGTAGCATCAAGTGGCTGGCGGTCGCGCCGGCCAAATGGTCGACTGTGGCACAAGCCGCGCAGGACGTCGGCAAGCATCTGCCGAACTATGCCGCGTTGTTCATCGCGTTCGCGTTGCTATTCGGCGTGAGCCTTGCTGCGCTGAAACAGCGGGTCGGCTCGTTCCTGGCGTCGTTCCTGATCCTGTTCATCGCATCGGCGCTGATCTTCATGTTGGGCGCATGGGTCAATGCGTCGAAGTACAACCTCGAGCCGCCGCTGGTGGCGTTGGCACTCGGCCTATTGATCTCGAACGTGTTCACGCTGCCCGAGTGGTTTTCGGCGGGCTTGCGCGTGGAGTTTTACATCAAGGTCGGCATCGTGCTGCTCGGCGCGACCCTGCCGTTCACCTTGCTGGTGTGGGCGGGGCCGGTCGCGGTCGGGCAGGCGACCATCGTCTCGCTCGTCACCTTCTTCGTCATTTTCTTTGCCGCCAAGGCGCTCGGCCTCGACCGGCGTTTTGCGGCCGTGCTCGGTGTGGGCGGCGCGGTGTGCGGCGTGTCGGCGGCGATTGCGATTGCCGGCGCGGTGCGGGCCAAGCGGGAACAGGTGTCGGTGGCGATCACGCTGGTCGTGCTATGGGCCATCGTGATGATCTTCGTGCTGCCGTTCGCATCGCGTTCACTGGGACTATCGACGGCGGTCGCGGGCGCATGGATCGGCACGTCCGAATTCGCTGACGCTGCCGGCATCGCCGCCGCGCAAGCCTACGGCGACTTCGCGAAGCACGCGGGCGGGGTGATTGCCGGCGCGCCCGAGGCGTCGCTGCAGGCGTTCACCTTGATGAAGGTGGTCGGCCGCGATATCTGGATCGGTATCTGGGCGTTCGTGCTGGCGATCGTCGCAACGACACGCTGGGAATCGCAGGACAACGGCGTCAAAACCAAGGCCCATGCGGGTGAAATCTGGGCGCGCTTTCCGAAATTCGTGATCGGCTTCGTGATCGCGTCGGCGCTGGTGACGTGGATCGCCAGCCACTACTCGTTGGCTGACTACCGCAAGATCGTCACGCCCGAGTTCGTCGCGCCGATTACCGCGCTGCGTACGTGGGCCTTCACGTTCTGTTTTCTGAGCATCGGGTTGACCACACGCCTG comes from Burkholderia sp. GAS332 and encodes:
- a CDS encoding Uncharacterized membrane protein YadS is translated as MHLNYLGGIAMSDTNQTLPTGAAPGKHRSGHSAHGGGLFSTEDWWAVWIGLLVIVIAWGLFASGGSIKWLAVAPAKWSTVAQAAQDVGKHLPNYAALFIAFALLFGVSLAALKQRVGSFLASFLILFIASALIFMLGAWVNASKYNLEPPLVALALGLLISNVFTLPEWFSAGLRVEFYIKVGIVLLGATLPFTLLVWAGPVAVGQATIVSLVTFFVIFFAAKALGLDRRFAAVLGVGGAVCGVSAAIAIAGAVRAKREQVSVAITLVVLWAIVMIFVLPFASRSLGLSTAVAGAWIGTSEFADAAGIAAAQAYGDFAKHAGGVIAGAPEASLQAFTLMKVVGRDIWIGIWAFVLAIVATTRWESQDNGVKTKAHAGEIWARFPKFVIGFVIASALVTWIASHYSLADYRKIVTPEFVAPITALRTWAFTFCFLSIGLTTRLRSLTSVGLKPFLAFTVGVAVNIAIGYALSAHVFAPYWNSLGQGAR